CAAATTTTATTGGCTGGTGTTTCTGCTACTTCCCCAGCCTCCCACACCACAGAAATTACATCAGCGGCTTTCAACAAATCAGCACCGTTCCAATCCAGGCAATATTAAATAGCGCAGCACAACAGTGACACAATACATAATAATGGCTTGgcataaataataacaacaacaacaattagGTCTTTTCACACACTCACCAGAATTGACAATAAATGGAGCTTAAATAAATAGATTTTCCCCTCTGTAGtttggagggctggggagggagagcgccccctagccACTTTCAAAAGCAACAACAGCAGCTGGTGCAAAAGAACTGGCCCCGTCTTGGCTCCTGCTGGACGCCGGGCTGGCCCGACGCTGTGGGGACTGAGCACACGTCTGGTCACTTGCTTCGCTCTTTACAAGCCACAGGGGTTGCTTTTCAAGGGCATGTTGCTGCTCATGAGGTACTATAGGCACTGCCCAGTGCCAGCATGGCCAGAACCCGTCACTGATGTCACACTTGGCAGGCCTGATTTCCAGTGCAAGACTCAGGCTGTGGCTAGTGTGAGACAGACCAGGGGGTTGGATCTGGCACAGTGTTTTGCCAAAGACAATGATTCTCGGTGGAGGAGGCCTAGCAGTGAGCCCCTCCCCACCGGGGAACAGTATCACCGGCATCTCATTGCCATAGCATTACCTCCTCGTGGTTACAAGGGAGCGAGCACGTCCACCTCTGGGGACAGCATCTCCCatcaaatagaaataaataaataaccaataAATACACAGAACAAATCAGCATCACGGCTGGCTGGCCCCGACCCCTTTCGGCCCAGCTGAGGGCCATCTGGGCAGGACGCAGCCTTGTACTAGCCCTTGGTTCCCTGCATTGCAGCGTCAAGGGCGGCTGCAGGGGACTGCAGGTCTACCAAGGGGCTGGGAATGCGCAGAGCACAGGCAGGCTGGGCTCCAGAGCAGGCCTGATTTTTCCATGTCACAGCTTGCTGGCCAGCCAGCGTGCTTGGGTTTGATAGGAAAGTACAGGCGAGTCCCTGGCCCACAGAGCATCTTAAGGCTGCAAAGTGAAGTAGCAAGAACAATGCTAGTCAATACGCACTGCTTCttgcagggcagagttaaggctatGGAGGCACTCCCCCCCTGGCCATTGCTTCGCTGTGCAGCCTTTCTTGCCAGGCTTTTCTGGCTGGAATGTCATATGTTTTGGGggatttttgtaaagaaaaatgaGCCCTGGCCTGCTCTCTGCTAGAGAGCACCCCaaggcagcgcctggcacaatgtgTGCAATCAGCAAGGAAGACGTGCTTGCCTAGCTCCATATGACCTCTCTTCCTCCCATCACATGCACCTTCTAGCTACCGTGGGGAAGAAGGCAGGACCAGCTAGGCATGAGGTCTGTAATAAACATAAGAGCATTAGAATGAGCCCTCCAGCAGGCTAGTGGCctgtggctactgccagttgcttcagaggaaggaataCATTCCCTCTCGCCTCTCAAGAGATGCACCTAATTGTGCAAAACTCTAGCCaggaggaaattccttcctgacctctctAGCTGACAGTCAGgtgatgccctgaagcatgaggattcaCAGCTCTTTTCACTGCATTTCCAGCTTGCAAAGCACCTGGAGCTCAACCTTGGCAGTTAACGGTTTGGATTTCAGGATCACCAGGTGGCAGGCTGAAATCCAAATCCCAGGACAGCTAGCTGGTTGGGCGGGTCTCGCTAGGGACAAGGAAACGGTTCCATAGGGCCTACAATTGAAATAAATAGTAAgtgctttaaaacaaacatactGGTTGGTGTGACATGGTCACAGTAGGGGTCTGAGGTTAAGATGCTGGAAACCAGCTGGCTCCACGGGAGCTCGGCTGCTCCAGCATCTGTCACGTGCTCAGCCGCTGGACCTGGGGAGGACACAGGTGCAGCCGACTGGCACCTTGATGTAGTCCACCTCGAAGGCAAAGATCCCAGGGTTGGCATTGTGCGGGCACGGCTTACGGCGAAGCACCATCATGGTCTGGTGCATGGGCACAGAGTTGAGTGAGGACGTCTCCCGGCCCGTCTTGACGTCAATGCAGCCGGTGCACAGGCACTCGGCGAAGGCCAGCTTCTGCGGGTAGCGGTTCTCGTCCTCGTCGATGCTGCGGGAGAGGAGAAGGGTCACGCCATGCTCTGGGCGAGGCAGAGTTAAATGCAGCCCCCATCCCCACTGGCGgcagcctccttggctgccttGCCATGCTCTGAGCACAGGTGACGCCTTAACAGGGAGCTAGAAGCGTGAACTACCCCTTCCTGTGTGACTTGGGAGGAGGGGGCACAGAAGCTTGCTACTCTCCATcccccattgatgtcagtgagagcTCCGGGTGCCCAGCTCCAGAGCAATGTTTCCAAGCATCTCcattcacccagctctgccccagatgTCCTGcatgcccttgggcaagtcacttagcatcTCAGGGCCCAGCCTGTACAATGCGGACAATCTCTCACAGGGGCGCATGAGGATAACTACATGAGATGCGCTGGGGACAGGGCCATGGAAGTACCTTCAGTAGATAGTTCCACATCGCTGCACCATCTTGGGATTTGTTCAGGGCTATTTAAGGCCTGTTTCTACTGGATGGACTCAAGGAAAGAGTTTCGATGAACATTTGGGGACTCAGTtgccccatctgtgaaatgggaacacTAATacctccctcccagggcaggaagggagaCAGTAGTTAATGGTGCATCAGTGCTAAGTACCAGGAGGGGAGTCCaaccctgccctggctgcaggggatggcagaggtgtaaACAATCAACAGGTCTGTTCTGTGATTCTCTTGCAGAGATTTAACAGCTGGCGAGATTTGCTCCAGGGCCACAGTGGAGGGGTGAGTAGCTGAGACTCGAGCCCAGGAGAGCTGAGCTCACTAGCCCGCACGACCCCTATTCAAGCTTGCTAGACCCAGAATGCTGCCAGGTATCACTGTCTAAGGTTCCTGCCCACGCAAACCCTGCCCAGCCAGGGCGGCCCATGCCTACCGGTATCTCCAGGGAGAGAGGGAGCGCTCGTTGGGCTCGCTGTTGACGGTAGcctggagctgcagagccgggcaCCCATCTACTTGGCGCTTGCGTCTCTGGCCTCCTTCCTGCTGCATCTTTTCCAGGTGTGGAACCAGCTGCACGGGGGCGTATCGGTCCCACTTCATGGTCCTGCTCACAAAGTGGGTGGGCAGCTCTCcagcctgcagctgctcctggctgaagcagtggtggtggtggtggcgctGGTGATCCTTTGCCCGCCTCTGGGCTTGGCCGGCTGGCAGGGAGAACAGGAGCAGGGCGCACAGCACCCCCTGATGGCCAGAGACGGGGGAAGATCAGTGCGTGTAGCCGAGCGGCCTTTCCAGGAGGGACATCCCGCAACAGCCCGGGGGAACACCTCCAGAAAACGCACTCCCCTCTGCAATCATTGCCGGCTTCTCCATGAGCCGGACTCCTGGGGCAATACGGTCCCATCCCCCCGGCCCGGAGAACGGTCACCGCTGCCATTACTTTTTATCTACACAAACATCTAGACAATGGACTGCGCATATTCCCCCAGGTCTATACAAACATAAAGTGTGTAGGTGTATACACCCCGTCCCCACACAAACACGCAGCTTACATATGTACCCACACACCTCTacacatagtgtgtgtgtgtatatatatgtacacacacagagcatatATATGTACCCAGATTGCTCTGCACAAACATAGTGTACATACGTACACTCCCTCGCCATGCCCACACACGGCTCTACACAAACATAATGTGGATATAtgtacacacaccccaccatgcacacacagagctTCTATATGTACACACACCTCTCGCCACAGTGTGTCTAGCTATGTACACACACAGTTCTACACAAACCTACAGTGTGAGCATAGCCTGCTACGTACCCACCCACCCACGCTCATTCCGCTTAACCCCTGCCCCTCTTTGCcactcagctttcctggccactGCCTCGCGCACAGGAGAGCCACAGTGGCATGGGTGCCGAGTCTGCCCAGGCACTGCGAAT
Above is a genomic segment from Gopherus flavomarginatus isolate rGopFla2 chromosome 14, rGopFla2.mat.asm, whole genome shotgun sequence containing:
- the IL17C gene encoding interleukin-17C; this encodes MDSASVGVLCALLLFSLPAGQAQRRAKDHQRHHHHHCFSQEQLQAGELPTHFVSRTMKWDRYAPVQLVPHLEKMQQEGGQRRKRQVDGCPALQLQATVNSEPNERSLSPWRYRIDEDENRYPQKLAFAECLCTGCIDVKTGRETSSLNSVPMHQTMMVLRRKPCPHNANPGIFAFEVDYIKVPVGCTCVLPRSSG